The Agrococcus sp. SGAir0287 DNA window ACATGCACGAAGCCCCGGACCGATGCGGTTCCGGGGCTTCTCGCGGTGAGGATTCGTGGTCGGGCTGACAGGATTTGAACCTGCGACCCCTTGACCCCCAGTCAAGTGCGCTACCAAGCTGCGCCACAGCCCGTGGCATCCGATCTCGCGATCGGGCCTTGGAGAGTCTAGCCGCAGATTGGGGTGCTGGCTGACCAGATCGGCGTCAGACGTCGAAGCGGTCGCGGATGCCGGCGATGAGTCCGGGCCATGCGGACGCGAATCCGGGATGCAGCGCGAGCGCGTCGACCTCGGCGACGGGCACCCAGCGCAGCGCATCCGACTCGGCGTCGCCGATGATCGGCTCGAAGCGGCGCGTCGCGCGCGCGACGACCGTCGTATACGACCATGCGCCGAGGTCGAGCACGTGCTCGAAGAGCACCTCGAGCGCGTCGCGCGGCACCGACGCCTCCTCGGCCGCCTCACGCAGCGCGCCCTCGAGCGCGGGCTCGCCGAAGTGCCGCGCGCCGCCCGGCAGCCCCCACGTGCCGCCGTGGTGGCCCCACGCGGCGCGCAGCTGCAGCAGCACCGCATCCTCGTCGGGCAGCCACGCGAGGAGGCCGGCCGCGCCGGCGAGCCCCCAGAAGCGACGCCCGTCCGGCAGCTCGACCCACGCGTCGGCCGGATCGCGGTTCGCCGGATCCCGCAGGTGCGGCGGCGGCGGCGGACGGTCGGTCATCCCTCGACGCTAGCGCCCAGCACCCGCGGGGTGACCTCCCGCGACACGCCGTCCGACTGATTGGCGACTTCGGCACGGTTGAAGTCGCCAATCACTGGCAGGAGTCGCCAATCACCCCGGCGGAAGCCGCCAACCAGCCGGAGACGCGTCAGCGGCTCGTCGCCGACCGCACGAACGCCGCGAGGTCCGCCGCCTGCTGCACGCGCGAGGGCTCGTGCACGTACATCATGTGGCCGGCCTCGTAGTAGCGGCGCTCGATGTTCGCCTGCAGCGCCTCGGGGATCTGCAGGTGCGCCAGGTCGTCCTCCGCGCAGCCGAACGGCGTCGCGCCGTCGTAGTAGCCGAACGCGACGTGCACCTTGAGGTGGGGGTTCTGCCGCATCGCCCGCGAGAGCCGGTCGAGCACCGTCACCGACGCGTTCTCGAACTCCTTGTACGACCACTCCTGGATGACGCCGGGCCCGAACACGTGGAACGGGGATGCATCCTCCACGCCCAGCTCGGCGCGCAGGTAGTGCTGGTACGCCGCCGCGTACGGGCCGAGGATGGCGTCGATCGACGGATCCGCGTCCTGGTGCTCCGCGAGCCCCGAGGCGGCGTAGCCGGTGAAGCGCGAGTCGATGCGCCCCACCGTGAGCCCCTCGTCGCGACGCAGCTCGCCGAAGTACCGCCAGTGCTCGAGCCGCAGGTCGGCGCGCGAGACGTAGTCCTCCGACACCCCCGTGAGGCGCGCGAGGGTCGCGACGGCCTCCGCACGCTCCTGGGCCGTCAGGCGCGAGCCGCGCGCGAGCACGTACGGGTAGTCGCGCTCCGCGTACGCCTCGGCCTCCGCCACGACCTCCTGCAGCGTGCGCCCGGGGTGCTTGCCGTGGAAGTGCGCCGTCGCCGCGTAGAACGACAGGAATCGCGGGTACGCGGCGTCGGCGCCGGGCGTGAAGTCGTGCACGCCGAAGTTCAGCACCGCCGAGATGAGCATGAGCCCGTTGAGGTACATGCCCGAGCCCTGCAGGTGCTCGGCGAGCGCCGACGCGCGCGTCGTGCCGTACGACTCCCCCGCGAGCAGCTTCGGCGACAGCCACCGGCCTTCGGCGGTCACCCACTGGCGGATGATCTCGCCGACCGACTCGACGTCGGCGGTGAACCCGTGGAAGTCCTTCGCCTTCTGGCCGTCGACGACGCGCGAGTGCCCGGTCGAGACGGGGTCGATGAGCACGAGGTCGGAGACGGCGAGGATCGTCTCGGGATTGTCGGCGATGCCGTAGGGCGGCGCGTGCAGGTCGCCGGCGTCGCCCATGATGACGCGCCTCGGGCCGAGCACGCCCATGTGCAGCCAGACGCTGGCCGAGCCCGGGCCGCCGTTGAACGCGAACGTCACGGGGCGCGTGAGCGGGTCGGCGCCGTCGAGCGTGTACGACGTCACCCCGACCTGCGCCTTCGCGAGGCGGCCCTTGCGCACGCCGTCCTCGACCTCGTCGGCCCAGAGCACGACGCGTCCGGCCCTCGCCGTGTAGACGAGCTCGCCGTCCGGCGTCGTCAGCGTGTGGTGCGTCGTGACGAGCTCGTCGACGACCTTCGGGGGCGCAGGCGCGTCGGGCGCGGATGCGGTGGTGGCGGATGCGGTCTCGGGCTTCGGGGCGTCGTCGCTCATCCCCCGCAACGCTACTCCCAGCGGCGCGAGCATGCCCGACTCCCACGTACGCCGACCGCGAGCGCGCGCGGCGCGCTACGCCGCCGACGGGTGCGCGTCGACGAGGTCGTCGAGCGTCCACCTGCGGATGGGCTGCGGCGTCGCCGCCGCGAGCATCCACCACGCCCCGTCGGCCCCGTCGAGCGAGGTGACCCACGAGCCCGCCGCCTCGCGCACCTCGGTCGTCGCGACGGGGCACCACGCGCCCGGATCGAGCATCCCGGCGCCCGACGGCCACGCGCCCGGCCTCTCGACGGCCGAGATCCGCAAGCGTGCGGGTGCGGCGCGCAGGCCGAGGCCGACGGACTTCAGCACAGCTTCCTTCTGCGCCCATGCGCGGATGCGCTGGGATATGCCGTCGGCCCCCTCGGGCATCGAGCCCCGCTCGTCGGGGTGCAGCGCGTACGCGTCGAAGCCGGTCCAGAGCGCGTCGGGCACGACCTCCACGTCGACGCCGACGCGTCCGTCGGCGTCGCCCACGGCGACGAGCACGTGCGGGCCCGACGTCGATGACGAGATCGAGAGCCCGTCGACGCGCGGCTGACCATGCTGCTCGCCGCACTGCGTGCACGTGCGATCGATCGCGAGCGCTCCCGCGTCGCGCATCGGCGCCCCGGCGCGCGCGGCGAGGAGCAGCCGCAACGCTGCTCTCCCCGCGAGCGTGCGGCGAGAGTCCTCGGTGCGCAGCCTGGCGTTCGCGGCGACCCAGTCGCGATCCGACACGAGCCGCTGCACGCCGAGCCCCGACCCGGGCACGGCATGCCCGAGGCGGTCGGCGAGCGCATGCACGTCATCGACCGAGGCGGCCAGGACGTCGATCACCGCTTGCTGATCCTGCGGTACTGGGCCACGGCGATCGGCGCGAAGATCGCGATGATCGCGATGCAACAGAGGAACGCGTAGAGCAGAGCGTTGTCGGCGGGCCAGCCGCCGGCCGTCGCGAAGCCCGCCGGCGCCTCGTTGCCGAACCCCTGGCGCACGGCGGTCGCGACGGCCGTCACGGGGTTCCACTCGGCGATGACGCGCAGCGGACCGGGCAGCATGTCCGCCGACACGAACGCGCCGGAGATGAAGCAGACCGGGAAGAGCCAGAGCAGGCCGAGGCTCTGCGCCACCTCGACGCTGCGCGCCGTCATCGCGATGAACGCACCGATCCACGAGATCGCGAACGCGTAGAGCAGCAGCAGCAGGAAGACGACGACGATCTGCAGCACGTTCGCCTCGAGCCGCCACCCGATCGCGAAGCCGCACGCGACGATGACGAGGATCGAGATGACGCTCGTCACGAGGTCGGAGGTCGTGCGACCGAGGATGACGCCCACACGCGACATGGGCAGCGCCCGGAAGCGGTCGATGAGGCCTGTCTGCAGGTCCTTCGCGAGGTACACGGCCGTGAACGACGAGTTGAACGTCAGCGTCTGGGCGAGGATGCCGCCGATGAGGAACTGGCGGTAGTCGTCGCCACCGAGCGCCCCGCCGAAGACGAAGGCGAGGATGAGCACGAAGATGATGGGCTGCGCGACGCCCGTGACGAGCGCGCCCGGCGTGCGACGCACGCCAAGGATGTTGCGGCGGGCGACGATGCCGCCGTCGCGGAGGGCGCCTGCGATGCTCATGCGGCGACCTCCTCGGATGCGGCGACGGCGTCGGTGGACGTGTCGCGCTCGTCCGCGGGCTCCCCGGTCGCGGGCTGCCCCGTGATGCGCAGGAAGACCTCGTCGAGCGTGGGCTGGCGCAGCGCCGCCTCCGACACGGCGACGTCGGCGCGCTCGAGCGCATGCAGCACGGAGACGAGGCCGTCGCTGCCGTCGGCGGCAGCGCCCGTGAGGCGGCGTGCGCGTTCATCGAGCTCGGCGTCGTGGCCGGTCGAGCGCACGGCCGCGAGCGCCGCAGCAGCGTCGGCACCGGGCGCCAGCACGACGTCGATGCGCGCACCGCCTGCCTGCGCCTTGAGCTCGGTCGCAGTGCCTTCGGCGATGATGCGCCCCGCATCGATGACGGCGATGGAGTCGGCCAGCTGGTCGGCCTCCTCGAGGTACTGCGTCGTGAGCAGCACGGTCGTGCCGCCCGACGCGAGCGACTCGATCGCATCCCACGTGTCGCGGCGTCCGCGCGGGTCGAGGCCCGTGGTCGGCTCGTCGAGGATCACGACGGGCGGGCGGGCGACGATGGCGCCGGCGAGGTCGAGTCGGCGGCGCATGCCGCCGGAGTACTGACCGGCGTGACGCGTGTCGCCGACGTCGTCGAGGCGGAAGTCCCGCAGCAGCTCCCGCGCTCGCGCCTTCGCCTCGCGACGTCGCATGCCGTACAGCTCCCCCACCATCGTGAGGTTCTCGAAGCCGGTGAGCTTCTCGTCGACCGCGGCGTACTGGCCCGAGACGCCGAGGCGTCGTCGCACCTCATGGCCCTGGGTGAGCGCAGAGTGGCCCGCGACGATCGCCTCGCCCTCGTCGGGGTCGAGCAGCGTCGTCAGCACGCGCACGGTCGTCGTCTTGCCGGCTCCGTTGGGCCCGAGCAGTCCCTGCACGGACCCCTCCGGCACCTCGAGGTCGACGCCGTCGAGGGCCTGGTGATCGCCGAATCGCTTGCGGATGCCCTGGATCGAGATCACGAGGCGACGCGGTCGCGCTCGGCGACGGGCGTCACATCGAGCCAGTGCTGTGTCACGTAGGCGAGGCTCTCGTCCTTCGACGCGGGGCCGAAGACGGCGACCCATCCCTTCGGCACGTCTGCGAACTCGGGCCACAGCGAGTGCTGGTTCGCCTCGTTCACGAGCACGCGGAAGGTGCCGTCCTGGTCGTCGAAGGGATTCGTCATCGTCTGCTCCACTCGTCTCGGGGTCGCTCTGATCTCGTCGTGGGTGGTTCGGGACGCGGCAGGAGATGGTTCGAAGTCGAACGAGGCTCAGTGCTCGGGCGTGTCGCGGGTGCCGCGACACGCCCGAACGCGTCACGCGCGGTCGAGGAGATCGTCGAGCACGGGGCCGAGGTCGTCGAGCGCGCGGTCGGAGAGCATGTCCTGGTGCCGCACGCCGACGATGCTCGAGGTCACCTCGCCGGTCGTGAACGGCGCCCACGCCTCCGGCTCCGGTCGGTCGGCGGGCACCTGCTCGGTGGCTGCGAACACGTGCATCGCACCGTCGAACGTCGGCACGTCGGCGGCGTCGAGCAGCTCGCCGAGCCGCAGGAACCGGCGCACCATGCGCTCGACGGCCTCGGTCGGCACGTCGGCGAGCGGGCTGCCGGCCTCCTCGAGCAGCGCGAGCACGCGGTGCACGTCGAGGTCGCCCTCGGGCGGCGCGACGCCGTTCGCGTCGAGGAACCCGCGCCACATGTCGTCGGGATGCGCGACGCCGTCGAGCGCCGAGCC harbors:
- a CDS encoding 4'-phosphopantetheinyl transferase family protein translates to MIDVLAASVDDVHALADRLGHAVPGSGLGVQRLVSDRDWVAANARLRTEDSRRTLAGRAALRLLLAARAGAPMRDAGALAIDRTCTQCGEQHGQPRVDGLSISSSTSGPHVLVAVGDADGRVGVDVEVVPDALWTGFDAYALHPDERGSMPEGADGISQRIRAWAQKEAVLKSVGLGLRAAPARLRISAVERPGAWPSGAGMLDPGAWCPVATTEVREAAGSWVTSLDGADGAWWMLAAATPQPIRRWTLDDLVDAHPSAA
- a CDS encoding MbtH family protein, coding for MTNPFDDQDGTFRVLVNEANQHSLWPEFADVPKGWVAVFGPASKDESLAYVTQHWLDVTPVAERDRVAS
- a CDS encoding NUDIX domain-containing protein, producing the protein MTDRPPPPPHLRDPANRDPADAWVELPDGRRFWGLAGAAGLLAWLPDEDAVLLQLRAAWGHHGGTWGLPGGARHFGEPALEGALREAAEEASVPRDALEVLFEHVLDLGAWSYTTVVARATRRFEPIIGDAESDALRWVPVAEVDALALHPGFASAWPGLIAGIRDRFDV
- a CDS encoding ABC transporter permease; the encoded protein is MSIAGALRDGGIVARRNILGVRRTPGALVTGVAQPIIFVLILAFVFGGALGGDDYRQFLIGGILAQTLTFNSSFTAVYLAKDLQTGLIDRFRALPMSRVGVILGRTTSDLVTSVISILVIVACGFAIGWRLEANVLQIVVVFLLLLLYAFAISWIGAFIAMTARSVEVAQSLGLLWLFPVCFISGAFVSADMLPGPLRVIAEWNPVTAVATAVRQGFGNEAPAGFATAGGWPADNALLYAFLCCIAIIAIFAPIAVAQYRRISKR
- a CDS encoding S10 family peptidase, translated to MSDDAPKPETASATTASAPDAPAPPKVVDELVTTHHTLTTPDGELVYTARAGRVVLWADEVEDGVRKGRLAKAQVGVTSYTLDGADPLTRPVTFAFNGGPGSASVWLHMGVLGPRRVIMGDAGDLHAPPYGIADNPETILAVSDLVLIDPVSTGHSRVVDGQKAKDFHGFTADVESVGEIIRQWVTAEGRWLSPKLLAGESYGTTRASALAEHLQGSGMYLNGLMLISAVLNFGVHDFTPGADAAYPRFLSFYAATAHFHGKHPGRTLQEVVAEAEAYAERDYPYVLARGSRLTAQERAEAVATLARLTGVSEDYVSRADLRLEHWRYFGELRRDEGLTVGRIDSRFTGYAASGLAEHQDADPSIDAILGPYAAAYQHYLRAELGVEDASPFHVFGPGVIQEWSYKEFENASVTVLDRLSRAMRQNPHLKVHVAFGYYDGATPFGCAEDDLAHLQIPEALQANIERRYYEAGHMMYVHEPSRVQQAADLAAFVRSATSR
- a CDS encoding ATP-binding cassette domain-containing protein, with amino-acid sequence MISIQGIRKRFGDHQALDGVDLEVPEGSVQGLLGPNGAGKTTTVRVLTTLLDPDEGEAIVAGHSALTQGHEVRRRLGVSGQYAAVDEKLTGFENLTMVGELYGMRRREAKARARELLRDFRLDDVGDTRHAGQYSGGMRRRLDLAGAIVARPPVVILDEPTTGLDPRGRRDTWDAIESLASGGTTVLLTTQYLEEADQLADSIAVIDAGRIIAEGTATELKAQAGGARIDVVLAPGADAAAALAAVRSTGHDAELDERARRLTGAAADGSDGLVSVLHALERADVAVSEAALRQPTLDEVFLRITGQPATGEPADERDTSTDAVAASEEVAA